TGCGAGAAATAGATTTTCATCGTGATAATACCAAATCGTCTGCGAGGCCACCATGTCAGCCACCAATTCCAGCTGTGTGGCATTAAATCTACTTAAAGCAAAAGAGCCATAAGGTTTGGGATCCCCTGGCTGCATCCAGCTTTTTCCCCGTTCGGGAAAACCTGCACCCATACAAATTGCACCGGGTTGTCGGGTAATAATGGATACAGGATTAAAAATTGCATACTCCAAACCCGAATCCACTTGTACAATTTCAGGAGCGTTTGGTGTAATATTGTCGGGTATAATCTGGGAGGATATGTAAGATGCGTTTTCCTGATTTAGCAAAGGGGCGGCAGAATGGCTCTTTCTGCATAAAAGAAGAAATTTCGCCATAACTATTCTTTTTGCTGCTGGTTATAGATGGTTGTGGAAAAATGGAACATTTCGTCAAAATAGCGTTTGCTCTGAAGCGAAAGAAAGCCTATGCCGAGAAATTGAAGCGCAGCCAGAAATATGATTCCTCCCACTACAAAAGCATGAGGGGTCTGATAAAATACTGCTTTTACAGCTTCCGTAAACTGATCGTCAAATGATCCGGGTGGAACTACAATTTCGGGGTATATCTGAAGTGTATGGATGAATATCCACCCGATTATATACATTGACAGAAGTAAGAGCACTAATCCGATACTCATAAAAAAAGCATAGGGCCGGAAGATAAATCCGGTCATTAAACCGGCAAATATGCCTTTTAACACCCGGATGCTGGACGTGCGGGTCTGCCCGACCTCTTTTTGGAAACTCCAGTCAAGATGAGCGGGAATTTCCTCTATCTTCGCCCTTAAAATCAGGCCTTTGTGAATGATCTCCGGGTTGATGGAATACGTATTGGATTTAAGATTTAGCTTCTTAAGAAAGGATTTCCGGTAACATCTTACCATGCTGGTAAAAGTGGAAATATTCTTTGGCGCTACTATCTTCATAAAATAGTTTACCACTTTACTGAGCAGCAGACGGAAAGCCGGGACAGCCGTGTTTTTCCCTCCTTTCATATAAGGAGAAGCAATCACAATGTCTGCTTCTGTTTCTTCCATTTTTGTCAGGAGCCTTTCGATATGGTCCGCCGAATAGCTAAGATCGAGGTCCATCACTATCACATATTCCCCGTTTGAAATTTCAAATCCGGTTTTTATTGCACCACCGAGGTTTTTGTTTACAATATGGTGATGAACGATGACCTGATGATGGTCTTTGGCAAAATTGTCTGCAAGCTCGGCTGTGCCGTCTTTGCTGCCGTCATTGACTACGATGATTTCATATCGATACCGATCCGTGAGACTATCCATATACTCACAGAGCCGGGTGAGATTTTTGGTAATAATCGCAGATTCGTTATAGGCCGGGGTGATAATAGAGACAAGCGGAAGTGATTCCATAACGGATGCACCAAATGAATTAGCTAAGGCAGCAGATTGGGGGCTGGTTGCCATAATATTGAATTTTAGTTAGCTGAATGCAATTAAGAATATACCAACACAAATGATACCAATCCCGACTTTCCTGTAAACGGTTAGGTTTTCTTTATAAAAAAGCCATGCTCCAAGAGGCACAAGGATATAACTTAGACTCAGAAACGGGAATGCATAACTGAGTTCTAAACCCGATAAAACCAGTAACCAGAAAAAAGCAGCCAGTGCGTTTAATATCAACCCGGCAATAATATGTTTTTGAAAAATCATCGCAATGATTTTCGAAATCATGCCTTTATCTGGTCCTTCTGCTTCCGGAACAGATACGCCCTTCTTAAAGGCAAACTGGGCCAGCGTTACCAGCGTTATGCTGCTGAATATGTATATATGCGGGTTCATGATACTTTTATATCTTTGGACATGACCACCACACCGGCAACAATCACCACCGCGCCGGCGATCCGTAGAAAATTGATTTGTTCGTCAAATATTACCCACGCACCGATAAAAATCAGGAAGTACTGAATCGTACCAGCCGGATACGCAAAACTTAAATCCAGTTTGGTCAGACACAATATCCAGAAAACTATCCCCAGTCCATAAAGCCCCAGGCCTGCGATAACAGGCAGACTAATCATACTGAGCAAATAATCCGTCAATGGCGCATCTTCAGGGATACTGCCCAGATTGTGCATGGCATACTTGAGCGTTAGCTGCCCTGCAACCGAAATCAGAAGATCCAGCATTAAATAGAAAATGCCGATAGCATGATCGCTGTTTTTATCTTTTATAATCTCTGTGCCTGTCATGTTTTCTGGATATTGGTTTTCAGGCTGTAACAACGTCGAGTACCTTGAGATCTTTCTTCCCGGCAATGGATTCATAATGCCCCTGCATAGTTTTGAGGGTATAGTTCTGTTTCAGTATTTGAAACATCTTGTGCATTACCCGAAGTTTCAGGTCGCTGTGGACCCGCATAGCGGGGAAAAACGACAGGTCCTGTGTGTCATCGTTGCCAATAAAATCAAGTGGGTGCAGTAAGATCGATGGTTGCGTACCTGTCAGTTTGCACATGGCTATGGCAAACCTGAAGAATGCAATCCCCAGATGGTAGTTGAAGGTGCTGAGATACAAGACATAACTTGCATGAATCGGAACCTTAAACAAAGGCATCGTAGTTACAGGGATTTCTGTAAGCTGCATATTGTCGAGCGTCCATTTATAGGGCTTCAATGGGCGGAAACCATCTTTCCAGCTACCAAAAAGCCCTTTCCGTTGTTCTCTCTCCTCTTTGCTCAACTTGCTGGTTGAAAGAAAATAGGCGCGGGCCAATGGATTCAGAATATTGGGCAGGGTAGATGCGTCGTATTGATAACCGCGTTTTGCCAGCACCCTGAGTACATTCTCCGAAAAGCTGAACCCCGGTCCGCGAAAACCTACCGGTTTTACCCCTGTAACCCGCTCGATATGGGCTTCCGCAAGTGCCAGTTCCTCGTTGATTTCTTCCTCAGAGTACACATGCAGCCAGGGGTCATGATGAAAGGTATGATTCCCTATATCATGGCCTCTTTTGGCAATTTCTGCCAGCACTTGTTGGTTATGATCAAATACTGCATCCTGGGCTACAATAAAAAAAGTGATTTTTGTATTGTGCGCATCGAGAAAGTCGAGAATTCGGGGGATGGCGTAGGCATGATACGATGGATAACTTTCCCATCCGGGATCCCCGTGGGTTTTCATGTAGGTCCATTGATCATCAAGGTCAAGAGATAGGCTTGCAATCGGCTTGCTCATATTATTTCGTAAGCTAGAAGTTTAGTACGGATCTGGCAGGGCGAAGAAGTTGAGAACCATACTGTTCAACAAATCTTTCCACATGCCGTGCGACAGAATTATTGTTAAGGGTATCGTTGACAAACTGGGATGTATTCAGTACAAAAAAGTCCGGGTGGCGGGTTTCCGTTTGCGGAACAATCTGTGAATAGTTCAGAAACTGCAACGGCTGTACTTTGAATGCGCGGTTGATGTGTACACTCTGGATGTCCGAATCTTTCAGCTCAGGATAGAGGAGTTTTACCCCATCCATAAACCATTGTTTTAGTTCCGCTTCAGTTTTTTTCAGTACGGGATCGGTTGATAGGACGTATTTGGGGAAATAGGTAATATGATGCCCGCCAGTTTGTGCTGTTTCTACCAACGTGCTCATACCAATAACACCTGTAAAGGGGACTCTGCTATCAGCAATATTTAGTACATAATATGGCGTAAGGGGTTTTTTTGTCGCCATTACCATACATACAACACCCAGATATTCGATTTTATCGAGGTTGCCTGTGATGGCTACCAAAGATGGATCGGCAGTTTGTTGAAGTACGTTTACCGGACTGGTAAATACAACGCGGTCAAAATGTTCTTTTTGCCCGTCGGCTTCGATCATCAGGCCGCCTTCCGGATCAGGGGTAATGCGCGATACGGTAGTTCCT
The Bacteroidia bacterium DNA segment above includes these coding regions:
- a CDS encoding glycosyltransferase family 2 protein, translating into MATSPQSAALANSFGASVMESLPLVSIITPAYNESAIITKNLTRLCEYMDSLTDRYRYEIIVVNDGSKDGTAELADNFAKDHHQVIVHHHIVNKNLGGAIKTGFEISNGEYVIVMDLDLSYSADHIERLLTKMEETEADIVIASPYMKGGKNTAVPAFRLLLSKVVNYFMKIVAPKNISTFTSMVRCYRKSFLKKLNLKSNTYSINPEIIHKGLILRAKIEEIPAHLDWSFQKEVGQTRTSSIRVLKGIFAGLMTGFIFRPYAFFMSIGLVLLLLSMYIIGWIFIHTLQIYPEIVVPPGSFDDQFTEAVKAVFYQTPHAFVVGGIIFLAALQFLGIGFLSLQSKRYFDEMFHFSTTIYNQQQKE
- a CDS encoding NAD(P)/FAD-dependent oxidoreductase — encoded protein: MKIGIIGGGFMGLALAQKLAGPDTYVKVFERDEQLGGLATYHDYGDYVWDRFYHVILPGDKYLLSYLEAIGLKDKLRWKKTYTGYYVNEKFYSISNSKEFLLFPPLSLISKMRLAITILYASRINDWKSMEKITIEEWLVKVGGRNTFEKFWKPLLLAKLGENYKRVSAVFIWTYIKRLFEARGDDSAREEQMGYVEGGYKTVFEQAEKVLIEKGAAVAKGTTVSRITPDPEGGLMIEADGQKEHFDRVVFTSPVNVLQQTADPSLVAITGNLDKIEYLGVVCMVMATKKPLTPYYVLNIADSRVPFTGVIGMSTLVETAQTGGHHITYFPKYVLSTDPVLKKTEAELKQWFMDGVKLLYPELKDSDIQSVHINRAFKVQPLQFLNYSQIVPQTETRHPDFFVLNTSQFVNDTLNNNSVARHVERFVEQYGSQLLRPARSVLNF
- a CDS encoding EamA family transporter, giving the protein MNPHIYIFSSITLVTLAQFAFKKGVSVPEAEGPDKGMISKIIAMIFQKHIIAGLILNALAAFFWLLVLSGLELSYAFPFLSLSYILVPLGAWLFYKENLTVYRKVGIGIICVGIFLIAFS
- a CDS encoding polysaccharide deacetylase family protein, which gives rise to MSKPIASLSLDLDDQWTYMKTHGDPGWESYPSYHAYAIPRILDFLDAHNTKITFFIVAQDAVFDHNQQVLAEIAKRGHDIGNHTFHHDPWLHVYSEEEINEELALAEAHIERVTGVKPVGFRGPGFSFSENVLRVLAKRGYQYDASTLPNILNPLARAYFLSTSKLSKEEREQRKGLFGSWKDGFRPLKPYKWTLDNMQLTEIPVTTMPLFKVPIHASYVLYLSTFNYHLGIAFFRFAIAMCKLTGTQPSILLHPLDFIGNDDTQDLSFFPAMRVHSDLKLRVMHKMFQILKQNYTLKTMQGHYESIAGKKDLKVLDVVTA